One stretch of Cheilinus undulatus linkage group 5, ASM1832078v1, whole genome shotgun sequence DNA includes these proteins:
- the adora2aa gene encoding adenosine A2a receptor a yields the protein MSVSSAASILYIILELLIAVFSVLGNVLVCWAVCLNSNLQTITNFFVVSLAVADIAVGVLAIPFSIVISIGFCSNFYGCLFIACFVLVLTQNSIFSLLAIAMDRYIAIKLPLRYNSLVTGERARGIIAVCWVLSIIIGLTPMMGWNKQSPKQNKNCPQNLVECLFEEVVVMDYMVYFNFFACVLIPLLLMLAIYLCIFMAARHQLKLMEVKALHGERSRSTLQKEVQAAKSLAIIVGLFAVCWLPLHIINCFTLFCPKCARPPASIMYVAIILSHTNSVINPFIYAYRIREFRQTFRKIIRRHILGRREMFESERRVRNSTQTSITDSIRLKANGLSIDLFSEHSSSSSESSYRCPAQLSPVGGGLMAVSHPPLSVVISHCPKMGSCPLHALRQAQTPTGQDQQYTEQQQDCAGPEVDEDEEKENLGSAQVSSLLNKQISKSGFSELAKAS from the exons ATGTCAGTTTCTTCTGCTGCTTCGATCCTCTATATCATCCTGGAGCTGCTGATCGCTGTGTTCTCTGTGCTGGGGAATGTGCTGGTCTGCTGGGCCGTGTGCCTTAACAGCAACCTGCAGACCATCACCAACTTCTTTGTGGTGTCGCTGGCCGTGGCTGACATCGCGGTTGGTGTCCTGGCTATTCCCTTCTCCATCGTCATCAGCATCGGCTTCTGCTCCAATTTCTATGGCTGCCTGTTCATCGCCTGCTTTGTGTTGGTCCTCACTCAGAACTCCATATTCAGCCTGCTGGCCATCGCTATGGACCGTTACATCGCAATCAAGCTCCCACTCAG GTATAACAGCTTGGTAACAGGAGAGCGGGCTCGAGGCATCATCGCTGTCTGCTGGGTTTTATCCATCATCATTGGTCTGACCCCCATGATGGGCTGGAACAAGCAGTCcccaaagcaaaacaaaaattgCCCTCAAAACCTGGTGGAGTGCCTGTTTGAGGAGGTGGTGGTCATGGACTATATGGTCTACTTCAACTTTTTTGCCTGTGTGCTGATTCCTCTGCTGCTGATGTTGGCCATCTACCTGTGCATCTTCATGGCCGCTCGGCACCAGCTCAAGCTGATGGAGGTGAAAGCTCTTCATGGAGAGAGGTCTCGCTCCACCCTGCAGAAAGAAGTCCAGGCTGCAAAGTCTCTGGCCATCATTGTCGGGCTGTTTGCAGTCTGCTGGCTACCTTTACACATTATTAACTGTTTTACCCTGTTCTGTCCCAAGTGTGCTCGTCCTCCTGCTTCGATCATGTATGTGGCTATTATTCTTTCACACACCAACTCAGTGATCAACCCATTTATCTACGCCTACCGCATACGGGAGTTCCGGCAAACCTTCAGGAAAATTATCCGGCGCCACATCCTAGGCCGGCGGGAGATGTTTGAGAGTGAGAGAAGAGTGCGTAACTCCACTCAGACCAGCATCACTGACTCCATCAGACTCAAAGCAAACGGCCTCAGCATCGACCTCTTCTCTGAacatagcagcagcagcagtgagagCTCCTACCGCTGCCCTGCTCAGTTATCTCCAGTGGGGGGCGGTCTAATGGCAGTGTCCCACCCCCCTCTGTCAGTGGTCATTTCCCACTGTCCAAAGATGGGCTCTTGTCCACTGCATGCACTCAGACAGGCTCAGACTCCCACAGGCCAAGATCAGCAGTAtacagagcagcagcaggactGTGCTGGACCAGAAGTCGATGAAGATGAGGAGAAAGAGAACCTTGGCTCAGCCCAGGTCTCATCCCTGTTAAACAAGCAGATAAGTAAGAGTGGCTTCAGTGAGCTAGCAAAGGCATCCTGA